GGGGTAATAACGAAAGAGGTTATTTGGCATAAACCAGTCTTGTTACTGGATTGAAGCAGCATGACCCATCAACAACAAACTGATGCTCCTGAAGACTCATTAAGTTTATGCAATGCATGCAACCAACAAAATCACAACTCAGACCATGGGAACCAACATTCATCAGTACATCCTAGAAGGGAAAGTCAAATGGCCTTAAGTTTAGGCACAAAAATATGTGCTCAGGAAGCATCACAGGCATCTGACTTATTAGCAGAGAGTGTTATTATAGTTAAGAATAGCATACAGAGTTTTGAATGCTTACAATATGAAGACAAGAGAAAGAAGCCCCAAATTTTTTCTACTTCAGGCAATTTTCTTGGCCCTGGTACCTCACTCCCAGCTGCTCCATTTGACATCTTATCAGAAATTGAAAACAATGATTTGCAGAATACTTCAAACAGTTGTCCAGATAAGAGAGAAGTGACTTCAAATGTAAGTGCAAGCATGGATTTTTGTTTCCTCAAGGAATCTAGTATGCTCAACAATACTGGCACCTGTACACATCATAATTGGCAAAATGATCCTTGTGAAAGCCTTGCTTCTCCTTCTTTCTTACCAAATACATATAATTCGAGGCCAATGAATATGGAGCTTGGAGACCCTGTTTTGAATTTTTCCACTTCCTCTGGTGCCCTCAAATCAATAAATTGTGAAGAAAGCCAATTGGAAAAGCTTTTGCTGTTTCAGATGGGGGATGAATTATCTACAGCTCTTGTGTCTGGACACAGGGATGGTCTTGGAAATTTTGATTCTGAACTACAAAATGATATGAAACAGAATTCTTTCTTAAATCATGTTCATCTGATCAGTGGTCATGGATACACTGAGGCCTTGGTTCAAGAATTCAACTCCGCCTCAAATCTTGGTGACATAATTCTTGACAATAATTCAGGTTTCCCATTTTTTTCGGAATTAAAAGAAGATCTTTTGGAAGCTGTCGTAGCTGGTTTTCCATCCAGTAGGAAATTGGAACCCAGATCCTGCTCAGTTACTATTGATGACATTTCTTCTCAGAGTGGTTCCTCCAAAGGAGCTAATTTTATAGATGAAACCAACAAAAGAGGTTATCCCCTTGGAGATTCTACACAAGTTTCATCCTCCATTCAATTGCAGAAGCCAACAAATACAAATACCAAAATTGAATCTACAAGTTTTTTTCAAGATTTGCTAAAAGATAACAGTGGGATGCATTCTGAGAGAGAGTGGGTAAATAGATACAAGCATGAAGATACACCAAATACTGCCCGCAGAACTTGCAAACAAGGGAAGACAGGCAGACCAAGACCCAAGGATCGGCAGCAAATTCAGGATCGTGTTAGAGAATTGCGTGATATAATACCTAATGCAAATAAGGTTGCTATAAgggtctgaattgttgttgttacaTCTTGTTTAATTTTATCTTTTGCTCTTTTGATAAATCGCTGTTGTTCATTCAATAAGGATAGGTATTGTGTCTTTTCTATATTTCATGTCTGATTATTTTCTGGAATTTCATAGCATAATTATGGTTTTAATGGGTGTGTACAGTGCAGCATAGATGCTTTGCTTGAACGTACTATAAAATACATAAAGTTCTTACACACTGTTACACAGAATGCTGGGAGGTGGAGCTACAAAGGAATCTTTAAGGTACACTCCTTTACCATCTTTCTTGATCTAATCAAGGGCTTATCTCTTCCACTAAGCATAACTTGGCTAGAAACTAAACATCCATAAGTATCATGAGGTTTTCACAGTCCATGAGAAGAGTATAACGCTTCTTATAAAACATACTTATCTttgatcaatgttttggatcacattcgTAATCCTACATTAGGATAGTTTAACTTTAATCCTCATTACCCTGATGATGAATTAGGcagtgatctgaaacgttgataaaTTAAATGTATGCAGTATTTACCAGAAGCTTTATACTCTATCTAAACATCATTAATATATCAATCTGTAGCTTAATTAGTTTTGCATTTATAAGaaagaatctcattctctacaCTGTCATCAATTGAAATATAATTCACTTTTGCTAGTCAACTTGATTTACATTAGGGAGCATAGTCAAGATGTGAACTAACAGGCAAAAGTATCCCCAATAAATGAATAACAGAAGTTGAAATCTTGCTCAGTATGTATGGTGAAACGTCAAAGAACTTGAGaagaataaaatttgaaaaaatatgttTTTATAAAATCGAAATAGAAACTGAGATGAAAATACTAAATAGTCAATGACTCACATGCATCAGTTTACAATAATTGATATCAAGAGTCCAACCTTGTCACTTAATTTTAAAGGTCAAGAACCAATGCAACTTCTGCTAACTGTAATCACCTCCGTACTTGTTTCAGCCTTgatcttttaaaataaataatgacAGAATTAATACGTCCACAGTAGAAACAATACAGTGTAAGATAACAATTCAGTTCTGGTAAATTTTTCTCAGTATTTTAGACTCAATATGCTTTTTTATGTTGCAAGGACAAGACTTCAAACTAGCTAAGAGTACTGCTGAAGTCTCCTTCATAAGATTAGGTACCATTAAAGCAGAGGAGGAGTTCAATAATACATCCATTTTACTA
This genomic stretch from Cryptomeria japonica chromosome 8, Sugi_1.0, whole genome shotgun sequence harbors:
- the LOC131029841 gene encoding uncharacterized protein LOC131029841 — encoded protein: MTHQQQTDAPEDSLSLCNACNQQNHNSDHGNQHSSVHPRRESQMALSLGTKICAQEASQASDLLAESVIIVKNSIQSFECLQYEDKRKKPQIFSTSGNFLGPGTSLPAAPFDILSEIENNDLQNTSNSCPDKREVTSNVSASMDFCFLKESSMLNNTGTCTHHNWQNDPCESLASPSFLPNTYNSRPMNMELGDPVLNFSTSSGALKSINCEESQLEKLLLFQMGDELSTALVSGHRDGLGNFDSELQNDMKQNSFLNHVHLISGHGYTEALVQEFNSASNLGDIILDNNSGFPFFSELKEDLLEAVVAGFPSSRKLEPRSCSVTIDDISSQSGSSKGANFIDETNKRGYPLGDSTQVSSSIQLQKPTNTNTKIESTSFFQDLLKDNSGMHSEREWVNRYKHEDTPNTARRTCKQGKTGRPRPKDRQQIQDRVRELRDIIPNANKCSIDALLERTIKYIKFLHTVTQNAGRWSYKGIFKMSGDEARKGSLKESESGACWAVDLAAYGEIQRRHCPIIVENLSQPGQMLVEILCEDKGIFLEIANNIRGLGLTILKGVMEVRNGHIWCRFVVEAVRDIHRMEVLWSLAHFIELVSSDGKNATISI